A genomic stretch from Sulfobacillus thermosulfidooxidans includes:
- the murA gene encoding UDP-N-acetylglucosamine 1-carboxyvinyltransferase, which produces MGEFVVRGRRRLTGTVRVNGAKNAALPIMAATVLASRPVLLHDVPDLRDIRVMSQVLQALGAEVERQGSDIFVDPRTINNYVVPAELMQEMRASIFLLGPLLARLGAAEATQPGGCAIGQRPIDLHLYALGQLGARICDEDGRTVLRAERLRGNEVHFPFPSVGATENVLMAAAMAEGETRIRNAAMEPEIVDLAQFLEKLGATVRGAGTPDIRVTGNPHLGTTEHTIIGDRIEAATFILAVAATGGDIVVQNCMVDHLPGLWTRLKELGVIIEELDAETVRVVSEGVFKPCPVSIATAPYPGFATDLQPQFMSFLLQVPGVHLITERVFENRLGHTIELRRLGAQIVADQRVALIYGGHPLHGTVVTAPDLRAGAALVNAALIAEGETVIRGREVIERGYENLDYRLRSLGADIVAR; this is translated from the coding sequence ATGGGAGAATTTGTGGTACGGGGAAGGCGGCGGCTTACAGGGACCGTGCGAGTAAACGGCGCCAAAAACGCTGCCTTGCCGATCATGGCAGCAACGGTTCTTGCTAGTCGTCCCGTTTTATTGCATGATGTGCCGGACTTGCGCGATATTCGTGTTATGAGCCAAGTGCTTCAGGCCTTAGGAGCCGAAGTGGAACGACAGGGTTCCGATATCTTTGTGGACCCAAGAACTATTAATAACTATGTGGTTCCGGCGGAATTAATGCAAGAAATGCGCGCTTCAATTTTTTTATTGGGACCGTTATTAGCACGTCTAGGGGCAGCAGAAGCTACACAACCCGGGGGCTGTGCCATTGGACAACGTCCCATTGATTTGCATTTATACGCCTTAGGACAATTGGGGGCCCGAATTTGCGATGAAGACGGCCGTACTGTCTTGCGCGCTGAGCGGCTTCGTGGAAATGAAGTACATTTTCCATTTCCCAGTGTGGGAGCCACAGAAAATGTTCTGATGGCTGCTGCAATGGCAGAGGGCGAAACGCGGATTCGTAATGCCGCTATGGAACCCGAGATTGTGGATTTGGCGCAATTTCTCGAAAAATTGGGAGCAACTGTTCGCGGAGCCGGTACCCCAGATATCCGGGTTACCGGGAATCCTCACCTGGGTACAACCGAACACACCATTATTGGAGACCGGATTGAGGCGGCGACATTTATTTTAGCTGTGGCCGCTACGGGCGGAGATATTGTGGTGCAAAACTGCATGGTTGATCATTTACCCGGGTTGTGGACACGACTGAAAGAACTGGGTGTCATAATTGAGGAGCTGGATGCGGAAACAGTCCGTGTTGTCAGTGAAGGCGTTTTTAAGCCCTGCCCAGTGTCCATTGCTACGGCACCTTATCCCGGATTTGCGACGGATTTGCAGCCCCAATTTATGAGCTTTCTCTTGCAAGTTCCAGGGGTTCATTTAATCACCGAACGCGTGTTCGAAAATCGTTTAGGCCATACGATCGAATTACGAAGGCTTGGAGCGCAAATTGTCGCAGATCAGCGGGTAGCTCTCATTTATGGCGGTCATCCATTACATGGGACCGTGGTTACGGCCCCTGATCTCCGAGCAGGGGCCGCGTTGGTCAATGCGGCTTTAATTGCAGAAGGGGAAACGGTGATTCGTGGACGCGAAGTGATAGAACGTGGATACGAAAATCTGGATTATCGTCTGCGTTCTTTAGGCGCAGACATTGTCGCCAGATAG
- the murB gene encoding UDP-N-acetylmuramate dehydrogenase, with product MNASEIISELRHWDIGPVLENEPLSRHTSFRIGGPASVYVQPNSQEHLIQLLNWVDQHQIPFFVLGQGTNVIVSDLGLDAVVISTSRALRHIVVEPERIVAGAGVLLTKLAHKAHQAALQGLEFAVSIPGTLGGALVMNAGAHGSEMRNIVEQIRVWEPGYGIKTLSATDAGFEYRRSQFMVRHWIALEASMTLKPGDMHAILDNMRHFMDYRKRTQPVGDANAGSVFKNPHPDYAGRLIESIGAKGWHVGDAVVSPVHANFIVNRGKAKARDVLTLMRRIRCHVFQRYHIVLRPEVRWIGPGEGGTEGTWENLWYGEGGGLQGPCE from the coding sequence TTGAACGCGTCAGAGATTATTAGTGAATTGCGTCACTGGGATATTGGTCCGGTACTAGAAAATGAACCATTATCTCGGCACACCTCCTTTCGCATTGGCGGCCCAGCATCCGTTTATGTTCAACCGAATTCGCAAGAGCATTTGATTCAGCTATTGAACTGGGTTGACCAGCATCAAATTCCTTTTTTTGTATTAGGTCAAGGAACCAATGTAATAGTGTCGGACCTTGGATTAGATGCTGTCGTCATTTCGACCTCAAGAGCGTTACGCCACATCGTGGTTGAACCGGAACGCATCGTGGCCGGGGCAGGAGTCTTACTAACCAAATTGGCCCATAAAGCGCATCAAGCGGCGCTTCAGGGACTAGAGTTTGCGGTGAGTATTCCTGGAACTTTGGGTGGTGCTTTGGTGATGAATGCCGGAGCTCACGGATCCGAAATGCGTAACATTGTGGAGCAAATACGGGTGTGGGAACCGGGATATGGCATCAAGACATTAAGTGCCACAGACGCGGGATTTGAGTACCGCCGGAGTCAATTTATGGTGCGTCATTGGATTGCTTTGGAAGCGAGCATGACGCTTAAGCCTGGCGATATGCATGCCATTTTAGACAACATGCGTCATTTTATGGATTACCGAAAACGAACCCAGCCTGTCGGAGATGCCAACGCTGGTAGTGTGTTTAAAAATCCTCATCCCGATTATGCTGGTCGGTTGATTGAGAGCATTGGCGCTAAAGGTTGGCATGTAGGGGATGCAGTGGTATCTCCAGTGCATGCGAACTTTATTGTCAATCGGGGCAAGGCCAAAGCTCGGGATGTCTTAACGCTGATGCGACGGATTCGCTGTCATGTGTTCCAGCGCTATCATATTGTGTTGCGGCCCGAAGTGCGCTGGATCGGGCCCGGAGAGGGAGGAACCGAGGGAACATGGGAGAATTTGTGGTACGGGGAAGGCGGCGGCTTACAGGGACCGTGCGAGTAA
- the ftsW gene encoding putative lipid II flippase FtsW has product MNTERRRIDYLLLAAVSALLALGTVVVFSASASTSFKQFGNPYYYVEHQLMWAVIGILAMIVTSRIDYWRYTKLIFPGFVLSVLLLIAVLIPHVGIDINGARRWLGVGSLQIQPSELAKLTMVFLFARLFSLHREQLGDFWRGVMPHILLASIVFVLVLAEPDLGTTVAIAGTFFVMLFVSGVKKRHLFELAGAAIPVLAWAMIAEPYRRQRLLAFLDPWKHPLGEGFHTIQALLALGSGGVLGVGLGYSRQALGYLPEAFTDFIFAILGEELGLMGTITVVLLFLLVAWRGYRIAMRAPDMFSSLVATGLTTMIAIQAAINMGVVTATLPVTGITLPFISYGGSSLVLSMAGVGVLLNISKHAM; this is encoded by the coding sequence ATGAATACAGAAAGACGACGCATCGATTATCTGTTGTTGGCCGCTGTTTCCGCCCTGTTGGCTTTGGGAACGGTAGTCGTCTTTTCTGCGAGCGCCTCGACATCATTTAAGCAATTTGGAAATCCTTATTACTATGTGGAACATCAATTGATGTGGGCAGTTATCGGTATTCTGGCCATGATCGTTACGAGCCGGATAGATTATTGGCGCTATACCAAATTAATCTTTCCAGGATTTGTTCTATCTGTGCTGCTATTAATCGCGGTGCTAATTCCTCACGTAGGTATCGACATAAATGGGGCTCGTCGGTGGCTCGGGGTAGGATCACTGCAGATTCAGCCTTCGGAATTAGCCAAGTTAACCATGGTATTTTTGTTTGCTCGGTTATTTAGCTTGCACCGGGAGCAATTGGGTGATTTTTGGAGAGGCGTAATGCCCCATATTTTATTAGCGTCGATTGTGTTTGTGTTAGTGCTAGCAGAACCGGACTTGGGCACCACGGTAGCTATTGCTGGCACATTTTTCGTGATGTTGTTCGTCAGCGGCGTTAAGAAACGGCACTTATTTGAATTAGCAGGTGCTGCAATTCCTGTTCTGGCCTGGGCGATGATTGCTGAACCCTACCGGCGCCAACGCTTATTGGCGTTTCTTGACCCGTGGAAGCATCCATTAGGCGAGGGTTTTCACACCATTCAAGCCCTGTTAGCACTCGGTTCCGGAGGCGTTTTAGGAGTCGGATTAGGCTATTCTCGCCAGGCACTGGGTTATTTGCCCGAAGCTTTTACCGATTTTATTTTCGCCATATTGGGTGAGGAACTGGGACTCATGGGAACGATTACCGTGGTCTTATTATTCCTTTTGGTTGCTTGGAGAGGTTACCGAATTGCCATGAGAGCTCCTGACATGTTTTCAAGTCTGGTGGCAACCGGTTTGACGACGATGATTGCGATCCAAGCCGCAATAAATATGGGTGTAGTGACAGCAACTCTTCCTGTTACCGGTATTACCTTACCCTTTATTAGTTATGGCGGGTCCTCTCTTGTTCTGAGTATGGCTGGAGTCGGAGTTCTTCTAAATATTAGTAAGCACGCAATGTAA
- the sigG gene encoding RNA polymerase sporulation sigma factor SigG, with the protein MPLNKVEIPGVNTAKLPVLGNAKMRELFQAMQSGDETARDELINGNLRLVLSVIQRFQNRGEHSDDLFQVGCIGLMKAIDNFDLSQNVKFSTYAVPMIIGEIRRYLRDNNPIRVSRSLRDIAYKALQVRDGLVHRYSKEPTISEIADELSVPREEVLYALDAIQEPVSLFEPIYHDGGDPIFVMDQISDEKNHDRNWLESLAIREAMRRLTDREKLILTMRFFDGKTQMEVADEIGISQAQVSRLEKAALNHMRKYI; encoded by the coding sequence ATGCCATTAAACAAAGTCGAAATCCCTGGTGTCAATACGGCCAAGTTGCCCGTTTTGGGCAATGCAAAAATGCGGGAGTTGTTTCAGGCCATGCAATCAGGCGATGAGACCGCACGGGATGAATTAATTAATGGGAATCTTCGCTTAGTGCTGTCGGTCATCCAGCGTTTTCAAAATCGGGGAGAACATAGCGATGACTTGTTTCAAGTCGGATGTATCGGGCTGATGAAAGCCATTGATAATTTTGATCTCAGCCAAAATGTTAAATTTTCAACCTATGCGGTGCCTATGATTATTGGCGAGATTCGGCGATATTTGCGGGATAACAACCCGATTCGCGTCAGCCGTTCCTTGCGGGATATTGCTTATAAAGCCCTTCAGGTCCGTGATGGTTTAGTGCACCGCTATTCCAAAGAACCGACGATTAGTGAAATCGCTGATGAACTCAGTGTTCCGCGCGAAGAAGTGTTATACGCACTAGATGCGATTCAAGAACCGGTTTCATTATTCGAGCCCATTTATCACGATGGGGGCGATCCAATCTTCGTAATGGATCAAATCAGCGATGAGAAGAATCACGATCGCAACTGGTTAGAAAGTTTGGCTATTCGCGAAGCCATGAGGCGCCTCACGGACCGGGAAAAACTCATACTCACCATGCGATTTTTTGATGGGAAAACGCAAATGGAAGTCGCTGATGAGATAGGCATTAGTCAAGCCCAAGTGTCCCGATTAGAAAAAGCAGCGCTAAATCATATGAGGAAGTATATCTAA
- the mraY gene encoding phospho-N-acetylmuramoyl-pentapeptide-transferase, with protein sequence MNVVYAGLLGFVVAFGLGPIVIPVLHRLKFGQMVRDVGPQSHLKKQGTPTMGGLLFLLPLPLAVLLFADNNLEAWALVTLIWSYGMIGLADDLLKVVFKRPLGLKAREKLLFQILFAVAFTWLAAQRFHADGPYVLPFHWGTVALPWIFGPLSVLAILGSGNAVNLTDGLDGLAAGAVTLTMAFFAFWGVVHHQMALAVVSTALIGSLIGFLRYNIHPARVFMGDTGSLALGAALAGSAIVSRTTLILPIIGLLFVLETLSVIIQVLSFRLTGKRVFRMSPLHHHFELGGWPEERVVAVFWLIAAIGAWLAWWWM encoded by the coding sequence TTGAACGTCGTTTATGCTGGTCTCCTTGGATTTGTTGTCGCCTTTGGACTCGGACCCATTGTCATTCCAGTTTTGCATCGGCTCAAATTTGGCCAGATGGTTCGAGATGTCGGTCCCCAATCGCATCTAAAAAAACAGGGAACCCCGACCATGGGGGGGTTATTATTTCTTTTACCTTTACCGTTGGCTGTCTTGTTATTTGCCGACAATAATCTCGAAGCATGGGCATTAGTGACGTTAATTTGGTCCTACGGCATGATTGGTTTAGCCGATGATTTGTTGAAAGTGGTATTTAAACGACCGTTGGGACTTAAAGCGCGCGAAAAGTTGCTGTTTCAAATACTCTTTGCGGTAGCTTTTACGTGGTTAGCGGCACAACGTTTCCATGCGGATGGCCCCTATGTGTTACCGTTTCATTGGGGGACTGTGGCACTGCCTTGGATCTTTGGGCCATTGTCCGTTCTGGCCATTTTAGGGAGTGGTAATGCGGTTAATCTCACGGACGGTCTCGATGGACTAGCAGCCGGGGCTGTCACCTTGACGATGGCGTTCTTTGCGTTTTGGGGTGTTGTCCACCATCAAATGGCTCTAGCCGTGGTGTCAACCGCTCTTATTGGGTCTCTTATTGGCTTTTTGCGCTACAATATCCATCCAGCCCGTGTATTCATGGGAGACACGGGATCATTAGCTCTTGGGGCTGCATTGGCGGGGTCTGCTATTGTCTCGCGAACAACCCTGATTTTACCGATCATAGGCTTATTGTTTGTCCTCGAAACACTCTCCGTGATTATTCAGGTCTTAAGCTTCCGGCTAACTGGCAAACGCGTTTTTCGCATGAGTCCATTGCACCACCATTTTGAATTGGGGGGATGGCCGGAAGAACGTGTTGTGGCGGTGTTTTGGCTAATTGCCGCCATAGGGGCTTGGTTGGCATGGTGGTGGATGTAA
- a CDS encoding sigma-E processing peptidase SpoIIGA, with amino-acid sequence MINAVGTLAMSYIMDWSLLRVTIVLLDRRIRLWRLVLGSVVGTLPTLWVLLTQNLYAVPWEMMMIWPALVVIVAVEKLPWRLWIKAYVIFIAMTILAGGIALVVLTWIPHNWLPSWLLVGLTVPVVLWLIGRFVPHQRIRQYLGESQHGEVRLVLAEKMLTVRCLWDSGNRMRDPVLRRPVIVLEVNQAIEWLPENVLAWVSSFLAGKHDPVPEDWRGRLGTVRYQSIGGQGILPVVALDRAQGRFQGRWFPLVPVTLALTNVNVSADRSYFALVSPDCIVTLNQEGVGA; translated from the coding sequence ATGATTAATGCAGTAGGCACACTCGCGATGAGCTACATTATGGACTGGTCGCTGTTACGCGTGACCATTGTGCTGCTTGATCGACGAATCCGCCTTTGGCGTTTGGTGTTAGGTTCCGTGGTGGGAACCTTGCCGACCTTGTGGGTTTTGCTGACACAAAATCTCTATGCCGTACCCTGGGAAATGATGATGATATGGCCTGCTTTGGTTGTTATCGTGGCCGTGGAAAAATTGCCGTGGCGTTTGTGGATTAAGGCTTATGTCATTTTTATAGCGATGACGATTCTCGCAGGTGGTATTGCCCTAGTGGTTTTAACCTGGATTCCTCACAATTGGCTTCCCTCGTGGCTACTCGTTGGACTGACGGTTCCCGTTGTTCTGTGGCTTATTGGTCGCTTTGTTCCGCATCAGCGGATTCGGCAGTATCTAGGTGAATCTCAACATGGTGAGGTGCGTCTCGTCCTCGCAGAAAAGATGCTCACGGTCCGGTGCTTGTGGGATTCCGGGAATCGGATGCGTGATCCGGTCTTGCGCCGACCAGTCATTGTCCTGGAAGTCAACCAAGCCATCGAATGGTTGCCGGAGAATGTGTTGGCATGGGTCTCATCGTTTTTGGCGGGAAAGCATGACCCGGTTCCGGAAGACTGGCGAGGACGGTTAGGCACTGTTCGGTATCAATCCATCGGGGGCCAAGGCATTTTGCCTGTCGTTGCTCTGGATCGTGCGCAAGGGCGATTTCAGGGAAGATGGTTTCCTTTAGTCCCGGTTACGTTAGCTCTGACGAATGTCAACGTGTCTGCCGACCGTTCTTATTTCGCTCTTGTTTCTCCCGATTGCATTGTGACATTAAATCAAGAAGGGGTGGGTGCATGA
- the ftsA gene encoding cell division protein FtsA, with protein sequence MPKRQLMLALDVGTTKVSALVAEAKTDGELAVLGIAATPVVGMRRGLVFEVERVALAIRDAANRANSMAGTELTQAAVAINGEHLALTPGQGKIALKTGVIREEDLQHVMTKASHVSLGNDREVIRVIRRGIAVDGFRGVVDPVGMVAHTMEADVFVVSGLNTVIRNLRHVVNMAGLNVLSFVPAPEASANAVLSDDEKQVGVVHLDVGGGTTGVSVYRGGHLQYLGVVPLGGESITSDLSVGLGVVATQAERLKLEHAAVGSEREGTLEVRAVSGQAVKLIPIKELQEIVAARIDEWTDYVEKQLQKIEWTKGPAAGVIMTGGGALLKGLDSHLATRWGWPVRIGSPYGLGGLSDLSKSPGYATVVGVAKAMMRDGVAPEPETLWRRLMQFWVNLWG encoded by the coding sequence GTGCCTAAACGCCAACTAATGCTTGCTCTCGACGTTGGAACCACCAAAGTGTCCGCATTGGTTGCGGAGGCTAAAACGGATGGAGAATTAGCGGTTCTAGGAATCGCAGCTACGCCTGTTGTGGGGATGCGTCGGGGATTAGTTTTTGAGGTCGAACGGGTTGCTCTCGCCATCCGGGATGCGGCAAATCGGGCCAATAGTATGGCGGGAACCGAATTGACGCAGGCTGCAGTTGCCATTAATGGAGAACATTTGGCTTTGACACCGGGACAGGGCAAAATCGCGCTGAAGACCGGGGTGATTCGTGAGGAAGATTTGCAACATGTTATGACAAAGGCGTCCCATGTCAGTCTGGGGAATGACCGGGAAGTCATTCGCGTGATTCGTCGAGGAATCGCCGTTGACGGATTTCGCGGTGTGGTAGATCCTGTTGGTATGGTAGCCCACACCATGGAAGCGGATGTATTTGTTGTCTCGGGGTTAAATACGGTAATCCGCAATTTGCGCCATGTTGTGAACATGGCAGGACTAAACGTCTTAAGTTTTGTTCCGGCTCCTGAAGCATCAGCTAATGCGGTGTTGTCGGATGATGAAAAACAAGTGGGCGTTGTGCATCTCGATGTGGGCGGTGGAACAACCGGTGTTTCGGTCTATCGTGGTGGTCATTTGCAATATCTCGGTGTCGTGCCTTTAGGCGGTGAATCCATTACATCAGATTTGTCCGTGGGCTTGGGCGTGGTGGCCACCCAAGCCGAACGACTCAAATTGGAACATGCAGCAGTAGGCTCGGAGCGCGAAGGAACTTTAGAAGTACGGGCGGTAAGTGGCCAAGCTGTGAAACTCATTCCAATTAAGGAGCTCCAAGAGATTGTTGCGGCTCGAATCGATGAATGGACAGATTATGTTGAAAAGCAACTTCAAAAAATTGAATGGACAAAGGGACCTGCAGCGGGTGTTATCATGACTGGTGGCGGAGCACTTCTCAAAGGATTAGATTCGCATTTAGCAACACGGTGGGGCTGGCCCGTTCGTATTGGCAGTCCATACGGATTAGGTGGATTATCAGATCTTTCCAAGAGCCCCGGTTACGCAACAGTGGTTGGGGTTGCGAAGGCCATGATGCGTGACGGGGTGGCACCGGAACCGGAAACCTTGTGGCGCCGTCTTATGCAATTTTGGGTAAATTTGTGGGGATAA
- the ftsZ gene encoding cell division protein FtsZ, with the protein MLEFDQSAENFAVIKVVGVGGGGTNAVNRMIQAGLKGVEFIAINTDAQALALSMAPTRLQVGTKLTKGLGAGANPDIGAKAAEESREQIADALKGADMVFITAGMGGGTGTGAAPVVAEVAKEVGALAVGVVTKPFTFEGRRRQTFAEKGAATLKAKVDTLITIPNDRLLQVVEKRTSIMEAFRIADDVLRQGVQGISDLIAVPGLINLDFADVKTIMSEMGSALMGVGVSQGENRAAAAAKAAISSPLLETSIDGARGVLLNITGGNDLALFEVNEAAEIVIQAADPEANIIFGAVIDETLKDEVRVTVIATGFSGDRILSRPEQEIREREEVEIKPFANNDDLDIPAFLRRRN; encoded by the coding sequence ATGCTGGAATTTGATCAATCGGCTGAGAATTTTGCCGTCATAAAGGTGGTTGGCGTTGGCGGGGGTGGTACCAATGCTGTCAACCGGATGATCCAAGCAGGATTAAAAGGTGTTGAATTCATCGCGATTAACACGGATGCTCAAGCTTTAGCATTGTCCATGGCGCCCACCCGGTTGCAAGTGGGGACCAAATTAACCAAAGGATTGGGAGCGGGAGCCAATCCCGATATTGGAGCGAAAGCTGCTGAAGAAAGTCGTGAACAAATAGCCGATGCCTTAAAAGGCGCTGACATGGTTTTCATTACTGCAGGAATGGGGGGTGGGACTGGCACTGGGGCTGCCCCGGTAGTGGCGGAGGTTGCAAAAGAAGTGGGGGCGCTGGCCGTTGGAGTCGTGACCAAACCCTTTACCTTTGAAGGACGGCGCCGACAAACATTTGCCGAAAAAGGTGCCGCAACCTTAAAGGCCAAAGTGGACACCCTCATTACCATTCCCAATGACCGTTTACTACAAGTTGTTGAAAAACGCACCTCGATTATGGAAGCATTTCGGATTGCCGACGATGTTTTGCGACAAGGTGTTCAGGGAATTTCCGATTTAATTGCCGTACCGGGACTCATCAACCTCGATTTTGCGGACGTGAAAACGATTATGTCTGAAATGGGTTCGGCATTAATGGGTGTGGGTGTAAGCCAAGGCGAAAATCGTGCGGCCGCAGCGGCTAAGGCGGCCATATCTAGCCCATTACTGGAAACGAGCATTGACGGGGCAAGAGGGGTCTTACTCAATATTACCGGTGGTAATGACCTCGCATTATTTGAAGTCAATGAAGCAGCAGAAATTGTGATTCAGGCTGCTGATCCGGAAGCTAACATTATTTTTGGAGCGGTAATTGACGAAACTTTGAAAGACGAGGTGCGCGTCACCGTCATTGCTACAGGATTTTCCGGAGACCGAATTCTAAGTCGGCCTGAGCAAGAAATTCGCGAACGCGAAGAAGTAGAGATTAAACCTTTTGCGAATAATGATGATTTGGATATTCCCGCATTTTTGCGCCGAAGAAATTAG
- the murG gene encoding undecaprenyldiphospho-muramoylpentapeptide beta-N-acetylglucosaminyltransferase yields the protein MRLIIAGGGSGGHIYPAIAIVKSVRDLVGTLDVLYIGTNHGLEHDLVPRQNIPFATIHAKGLLVKGLNGKMRGMWAALRGLFEAMGHIRRFKPDVVVGTGGYVSGPVGLAAVLLGVPLVLQEQNVWPGFTNRTLGPRAKRVIVPFEEAKKYFRAGTSFAVIPNPVVITVEQDRAALRQEMDIAADQVVILATGGSQGAEAINRFWLQFLPRFEDHPEWVLLWATGRRYYTGIMEQLKQIPSWNPKQVRVFEYFYEIQKFYRISDVFLGRAGAMTIADCIAFGLPSILVPSPHVSEDHQTKNAQVIANRQAGILIPEPDLLKRGETELIAILKDRDRRGKMASAALAIYDPLASEKIARTILEAYEH from the coding sequence ATGCGTTTGATAATTGCAGGAGGGGGTAGTGGCGGACATATTTATCCGGCGATAGCCATTGTTAAGTCGGTCAGGGATTTGGTGGGGACCTTAGATGTTCTTTACATTGGAACCAATCACGGCCTAGAACACGATCTTGTTCCCCGCCAGAATATTCCTTTTGCCACCATTCATGCCAAAGGACTGCTCGTCAAAGGGTTAAATGGGAAGATGCGGGGAATGTGGGCGGCTCTACGAGGATTGTTTGAAGCGATGGGGCATATTCGACGGTTTAAGCCTGATGTAGTGGTCGGCACGGGAGGATATGTTTCAGGACCGGTGGGATTAGCTGCGGTGTTGCTGGGGGTGCCCTTGGTCCTGCAGGAGCAAAATGTGTGGCCCGGGTTTACCAACCGGACATTGGGTCCTCGGGCTAAACGGGTGATTGTGCCTTTTGAAGAAGCCAAAAAATATTTTCGGGCCGGCACCTCTTTTGCTGTGATTCCCAACCCTGTGGTCATCACCGTCGAACAAGATCGTGCGGCTCTACGCCAAGAGATGGATATTGCTGCTGACCAGGTAGTGATCTTGGCTACGGGTGGTAGTCAAGGTGCCGAGGCTATCAACCGTTTTTGGTTGCAATTTTTGCCACGTTTCGAGGACCATCCCGAATGGGTTTTATTATGGGCAACCGGTCGTCGGTATTATACGGGAATCATGGAGCAATTGAAGCAAATCCCAAGTTGGAACCCAAAACAAGTTCGGGTCTTCGAATACTTTTATGAGATTCAAAAGTTTTATCGCATTAGCGATGTTTTTTTGGGACGGGCAGGGGCAATGACGATAGCCGACTGCATAGCGTTTGGGCTTCCGTCGATTTTGGTACCGTCCCCGCATGTCAGTGAAGATCATCAAACAAAAAACGCGCAAGTGATTGCGAACCGTCAAGCCGGGATTTTGATACCTGAGCCGGATTTGCTGAAACGTGGCGAAACGGAACTAATTGCCATCCTCAAAGATAGGGATCGACGTGGTAAAATGGCGTCGGCTGCTTTGGCGATTTATGACCCATTGGCGTCTGAAAAGATCGCACGGACGATTCTCGAAGCCTACGAACATTAG
- the sigE gene encoding RNA polymerase sporulation sigma factor SigE, with protein sequence MIAEWQSPHGATWIHRIRQFLSAILGWDQSATEIHYVGSSEALPPPLTGDEEANLLSLLGSGEDSVRSVLIERNLRLVVYIARKFENTGIGIEDLVSIGAIGLIKAVNTFNVDKKIKLATYASKCIENEILMYLRRNSRTRSEVSFDEPLNVDWDGNELLLSDVLGTENDIIYKRLEDEVDRTMLKKALSKLNARERRIMELRFGLVDGVERTQKEVADSLGISQSYISRLEKRIIKRLRKEFHRME encoded by the coding sequence ATGATTGCAGAATGGCAATCGCCGCATGGCGCGACGTGGATTCATCGGATTCGGCAATTTTTATCCGCGATTCTCGGCTGGGACCAATCCGCCACCGAGATTCATTATGTTGGCTCCAGTGAAGCACTGCCCCCGCCCCTTACCGGGGATGAAGAAGCCAATCTTCTCTCTTTATTGGGCAGCGGCGAAGATAGCGTGCGCTCCGTGTTAATTGAACGCAATTTACGACTTGTCGTCTATATTGCCCGCAAGTTTGAGAACACGGGTATTGGGATTGAGGATTTAGTCTCTATTGGGGCAATCGGACTCATCAAAGCGGTGAATACCTTTAATGTGGACAAAAAAATCAAACTCGCTACCTACGCGTCAAAATGCATCGAGAATGAAATCTTGATGTATCTACGGCGAAATTCGCGTACTCGTTCCGAAGTGTCTTTTGATGAACCGCTCAATGTCGATTGGGATGGTAATGAATTGCTGCTGTCTGATGTGTTGGGTACAGAAAATGATATTATTTACAAGCGGTTAGAAGATGAAGTGGACCGCACCATGCTTAAAAAAGCTTTAAGCAAACTCAATGCCCGCGAACGACGCATTATGGAATTGCGTTTTGGACTGGTTGATGGTGTGGAACGGACCCAAAAAGAAGTGGCTGATTCATTAGGTATTAGCCAATCCTATATTTCTCGTTTAGAAAAGCGCATCATTAAACGCCTGCGTAAGGAATTTCACCGGATGGAATAG